The Strix aluco isolate bStrAlu1 chromosome 21, bStrAlu1.hap1, whole genome shotgun sequence sequence CACAGAGTCACCAGTCTGGCTGCGAGCGGCTCCGTGTGCTCCCGCTCCCGGGGAGGGCTCGGCgggcagaggggagaggaaaaggggggaaGGACCATGAAGTGGTAGTAGTTCATCTTTTGTGGATCCGTGGACGGAAAGCCTTTGCATTTTACTGACCCACTTCACTAATCAAAATTAATTGCTTCATATTTCACAGGATAACTTGGCATTATGTAAACACTCCCGCCATATGGACTGCTGCAGTGCAGGGTGGGTAGAGCAGGCACTGAGTGAACCGAGGGCCAAATTCCCCGATGGTATCACCAGAAGCACGTTTACCCGGGCACTCTGCTCCCTGCACCCCTCCGCAGTTCAGGTATTTCCTACCGCGGTGCGAGACGGCGGAGAGCAGAGAAGGGTAAAAGCAACAGGGAGCGGAGCtggaggagccggggctgcgggtCGGGCCGGGCTGAGCTCGCGGGTCTTGGCCGAGGAAGAACCGTGGGGGGAAGGCGCACGCTCGCTTCTCCGGGACTGAAGAGGAATCGGCCTCGGCTGAAGTGCTGGAGAGGAGAAAGCGGCAGATCTGAGAGCCACGAGCCAGTTCCACCAAGGACAGATCCAAATCCTCCCCGCGGGTTATTTTGTTTTCCCCGATTCAAAAGGCAGaagtgaagcagcagctgctccccgACGGCCACGACGGAGCCGGGCACCGACAGCCCTTTGCTGCGAGGACACGCGGCGACACACCCGTGTCGTCCCCCCCCGAGCGCCCTGGAGCCCAGGGGTGCCTGCGGGCTCCCCCACCGTGGGAGCTGCCCTGCTGGGGAcccgggggtgcccggggggaGCGAGGAGAAGCTTTACCGGGGGCACGGCGAGCCCGCGGGGCCCCTCCGGCGGCTGCTGCCGGCAGCGGCGGGGGAGGAGCAAACCCGGGCCCCCACGGGCACGGGCCCACGGAGAGCGCGGGGCGGCCCCTTCCACGCACGGCCCTGGGCGCACAGACGGGCGGCACCaccggcccccccgcggcaccgcgCACACCCGCACACCTGCACACGGACACTCACAccgcacccccccacacaccGTGTACAGgtgcacacgcacacgcacacccccCGCACACGGACACACCCGCACCCCCCCCGCTCGCTGTAGCACCCTCCACGCACCCTCCCCCGCTCCCCGCTCTCTTCCACGCGCGTCGCGCCCACTCGCTcccacgccccccccccgcgcacaCACCCCCTCGCACCCCTCCTCACCCCCCGCACACCCACTCCCgctccccccagaccccccctCGGCGCGGCCGGGATTCCACGCTCCGTGACGTCAggccgggcggccccgccccgggcgCTATAAGAGGGGCCGCGTGCCGCAGTGGGCCCGGCGGAGAGCggcggccccagccccagcgccagccccagccccggcgcagCCATGGCCGCGGGGCCCCCCGGCACCCGCCGccttcctccccccccgccgctcctcctcctcctggcgcTGCTGTCGCTGCTCTGCCTGCGCGGCCGCGGGCAGGGCTTCGGGCAGACGCGCTTCATCTGCACCTCGGTGCCGCTGGACGGCGACGTGTGCGCTGCCTCCGCGCCGGGCAGCGGCTCCTCGGCCGAGGAGCTGAAGAGCAGCGTGCTGCAGCTGCGGGAGACGGTGCTGCAGCAGAAGGAGACCATCATGAACCAGAAGGAGACGATCCGGGAGCTGACGGCCAAGCTGGGCCGCTGCGAGAGCCAGAGCACGGCGGAGGCGCTGCCCGGCGAGGCCaaggccggcggggcgggcaggaaggcggccgcccccccctccaAAAACACCATGGGGGACCTGTCGCGGGCCCCCGCCGCCGAGACCCTCAGCCAGCTCGGGCAGACGCTGCAGTCCCTCAAAACGCGGCTGGAGAACCTGGAGGTACCGCGCCCCGtccccccggggagggggggggtccccgcgcCCCGCtgcgggcagcgcggcggcggggcgggcggtgacagcccgctcctgtgctcGCCCCCCGCAGCAGTTCAGCCGGATGAATTCCTCCGGCCAGAGCAGCAGCCTCCGGGACGTCCTGCAGAACAAGATCGACGACCTGGAGAAGCAGGTGCTGTCGCGGGTGAACAGCCTGGAGGAGGGCAAGTTCGGCCCCAGGAACGACTCCGAGGAGCGCGGCAAGATCGAGAGCACCCTCACGTCGCTGCACCAGCGCATCAGCGACCTGGAGAAAGGTactgggaccccccccccgccccatcccggTGACCCCCGTCCCGGAGAGCCCCCCCCACCTGACGCCGCCGGCCGTGCCCGCCGCTCCCCTCTCCGCGCTGCGGGGCGGGATGCTGAGCGGCTCTGCCGAGCCCGGCCTGCTCCCCCCGCGTGGAGcggtccctgtccctgtccctgtccctttccttccctcccccccctcccggAGCGGTCCCCGTCCTTTTCCTTCCCCCCGCCGTGGAGCGGTCCCTGTCCCGCTCCTTCCCACCGCTGGAGCGGTCCGtgtccctctccttctcccaccCCCGCGGAGCGGTCCGTGTCCctttcttccccccgcccccccccccgtggAGTTGTCCCTTTCCCCCCCGCCGTGGACCAGTCCCTTTCTACCCCCCCGTGGAGCGGTCCtgtccctttccttccccccccacccctggagCTGTCCCTGTCCCATTCCTTCTCCCCCGTGGAGCGGTCCCTGTCCCtttctacccccccccccccccccccggagctgTCCCTGTCCCATTCCTTCCCCCTCCGTGGAGCGGTCCCTTTTCCCCCTGTAGCCAGGAGGGTGCCCGCGGGCCCGGCCGCAGGAGCCGGGGATGCTCCGGGCACTGCCCGGGGAGGGGCAGATTAAGGAGCCGCGCAGCACGGGAGGGATTTTGCTCCTCTCTGCCATCTCAAGGCCCATTACATAACGGCGAGGAGGGGACGGGGACACCCCCAAAGCGGGCAGAGAGGGGGTCCGGCCGGAGCC is a genomic window containing:
- the NPTX1 gene encoding neuronal pentraxin-1 codes for the protein MAAGPPGTRRLPPPPPLLLLLALLSLLCLRGRGQGFGQTRFICTSVPLDGDVCAASAPGSGSSAEELKSSVLQLRETVLQQKETIMNQKETIRELTAKLGRCESQSTAEALPGEAKAGGAGRKAAAPPSKNTMGDLSRAPAAETLSQLGQTLQSLKTRLENLEQFSRMNSSGQSSSLRDVLQNKIDDLEKQVLSRVNSLEEGKFGPRNDSEERGKIESTLTSLHQRISDLEKGQKDNRPPDRFQLTFPLRTNYMYAKVKKSLPEMYAFSVCMWMKSNASPGMGTPFSYAVPGQANELVLIEWGNNPMEILINDKVAKLPFVINDGKWHHICVTWTTRDGVWEAYQDGTQTGSGENLAPYHPIKPQGVLVLGQEQDTLGGGFDATQAFVGELAHFNVWDRKLSPGEVYGLATCSSKALAGNVIAWAEANIDIYGGATKWTFEACRQLN